One window of Papaver somniferum cultivar HN1 chromosome 9, ASM357369v1, whole genome shotgun sequence genomic DNA carries:
- the LOC113309085 gene encoding ferredoxin-dependent glutamate synthase, chloroplastic-like: MATLQSIIPVSQLLYSNGVSATLFPSSNSVLSANKGLIFGDFVGLCCKSNRKTTKRRIGPASSSSSSWSSLKAVLHMDAANTNKLTDSKDKQPKNQKVANLEDILAERGACGVGFIANLDNIASHGVVKDALTALGCMEHRGGCGADNDSGDGSGIMTSIPWDLCNNWANKQGIASLDKLHTGVGMLFLPKDNDSMEEAKKVILNIFTQEGLEILGWRPVPVNMSVVGPNAKETMPNIQQVFVKIAGEERSDDIERELYICRKLIEKATRSERWGDELYFCSLSNQTIVYKGMLRSEVLGQFYSDLQNDLYKSSFAIYHRRFSTNTSPRWPLAQPMRLLGHNGEINTIQGNLNWMQSRETSLKSPVWRGRESEIRPFGNPKASDSANLDSAAELLLRSGRNPEEALMILVPEAYKNHPTLSVKYPEVIDFYDYYKGQMEAWDGPALLLFSDGKTVGACLDRNGLRPARYWKTVDNVVYVASEVGVLPMDESKVIMKGRLGPGMMITVDLQNGQVYENTDVKKRVASSNPYGQWLSENMRTLKPVNFLSSATMESDTILRNQQAFGYSSEDVQMIIESMAAQGKEPTFCMGDDTPLAVLSQKPHMLYDYFKQRFAQVTNPAIDPLREGLVMSLEVNVGKRGNILEVGPDNASQVILPSPVLNEGELELLMKDSNLKPQVLPTFYDIRKGVDGSLGRALEKLCDAADEAVRNGSQLLVLSDRADELEPTRPAIPILLAVGAVHQHLIQNGLRMSASIVADTAQCFSTHQFACLIGYGASAICPHLALETCRQWRLSNKTVNLMRNGKMPTVTIEQAQRNFCKAIKSGLLKILSKMGISLLSSYCGAQIFEIYGLGSEVVDLAFCGSVSKVGGLNLNELGRETMSFWVKAFSEDTAKRLENFGFIQLRPGGEYHGNNPEMSKLLHKAVREKSESAYTVYQQHLANRPVNVLRDLLEFKSDRPSIPVGKVESATSIVQRFCTGGMSLGAISRETHEAIAIAMNRIGGKSNSGEGGEDPIRWTPLADVVDGYSATLPHLKGLQNGDTATSAIKQVASGRFGVTPTFLANAEQIEIKIAQGAKPGEGGQLPGKKVSAYIARLRNSKPGVPLISPPPHHDIYSIEDLAQLIYDLHQVNPRAKVSVKLVAEAGIGTVASGVAKGNADVIQISGHDGGTGASPISSIKHAGGPWELGLSETHQTLISNGLRERVILRVDGGFKSGVDVLMAAIMGADEYGFGSIAMIATGCVMARICHTNNCPVGVASQREELRARFPGVPGDLVNYFLYVAEEVRGILAQLGYDKLDDVIGRTDLLRPRDISLVKTQQLDLSYILANVGLPKWSSTQIRNQDVHTNGHVLDDVLLSDPEVSDAIQHEKVVNKTINIYNIDRSVCGRLAGVIAKKYGDTGFAGQLNITFNGSAGQSFACFLTPGMNIRLVGEANDYVGKGMAGGEVVVTPVESTGFVPEEATIVGNTCLYGATGGQIFVRGKAGERFAVRNSLAQAVVEGAGDHCCEYMTGGCVVVLGKVGRNVAAGMTGGLAYMLDEDDTLISKINKEIVKIQRVIAPAGQVQLKSLIEAHVEKTGSSRGTLILKEWETYLPLFWQLVPPSEEDTPEACTEFERVKAAQVSLQKSAA; the protein is encoded by the exons ATGGCGACACTTCAATCCATAATACCTGTGTCGCAGCTTCTCTACTCTAATGGTGTTTCAGCTACTTTGTTTCCGTCTTCAAATTCTGTTTTATCAGCTAACAAAGGActtatttttggggattttgttggTTTATGTTGTAAATCCAACAGAAAAACAACTAAACGGAGAATTGGACCtgcatcttcttcctcttcttcttggtcttctcttAAGGCTGTTCTTCACATGGATGCAGCAAACACAAATAAACTTACTGATTCTAAAGATAAACAACCCAAAAATCAAAAg GTGGCAAACTTGGAAGATATACTAGCAGAAAGAGGAGCTTGTGGTGTTGGATTCATTGCTAATTTAGACAACATCGCATCACACGGTGTCGTTAAGGATGCTCTTACAGCACTTGGCTGCATGGAACATCGTGGAGGCTGTGGAGCTGATAATGACTCTGGTGATGGGTCCGGAATAATGACTTCAATTCCCTGGGATTTATGCAACAATTGGGCCAATAAACAAGGAATTGCCTCTTTGGACAAGTTGCACACAGGTGTTGGAATGTTATTTCTTCCCAAAGATAATGACTCTATGGAGGAAGCTAAAAAAG TTATCTTAAACATTTTTACACAAGAGGGTCTTGAAATTCTTGGATGGAGGCCGGTTCCTGTAAATATGTCTGTAGTTGGTCCCAACGCCAAAGAAACAATGCCTAACATACAGCAAGTATTTGTTAAAATAGCGGGTGAGGAACGCAGTGATGATATAGAAAGAGAATTGTACATTTGCCGGAAATTGATTGAGAAGGCGACCAGATCAGAAAGATGGGGGGATGAACTTTATTTCTGTTCACTGTCCAATCAAACAATAGTTTACAAGGGCATGCTTCGCTCAGAAGTTCTGGGGCAATTCTATTCTGACCTGCAGAATGACCTGTACAAGTCCTCATTTGCCATCTATCATCGACGATTCAGCACTAATACTAGTCCAAGGTGGCCTCTTGCACAGCCAATGCGATTACTAGGTCATAATGGAGAAATCAATACCATACAG GGAAACTTGAACTGGATGCAATCTCGAGAGACCTCGCTTAAGTCTCCTGTTTGGCGAGGCCGTGAAAGTGAAATTCGTCCTTTTGGTAATCCAAAGGCATCTGATTCAGCAAACCTTGATAGTGCTGCTGAA TTGTTACTAAGAAGTGGCCGTAATCCAGAGGAAGCTCTTATGATTCTTGTCCCAGAGGCATACAAGAACCATCCAACTCTCTCCGTGAAGTATCCAGAG GTTATTGACTTTTATGACTACTACAAAGGTCAAATGGAGGCCTGGGATGGACCTGCCCTTCTGCTTTTCAG TGATGGGAAAACAGTTGGAGCTTGTCTTGATCGTAATGGTCTTCGTCCTGCTCGATATTGGAAAACTGTGGACAATGTTGTCTATGTTGCATCTGAG GTTGGTGTACTTCCAATGGATGAGTCAAAAGTCATTATGAAAGGTCGTCTAGGCCCTGGAATGATGATTACGGTTGACCTACAGAATGGCCAG GTTTACGAAAATACCGATGTCAAAAAACGGGTCGCCTCATCAAATCCTTATGGACAGTGGTTGAGTGAAAATATGCGTACATTGAAGCCTGTCAACTTCCTTTCATCAGCAACTATGGAAAGTGATACCATTTTGAGAAACCAGCA GGCATTTGGTTACTCAAGTGAGGATGTCCAGATGATTATTGAAAGTATGGCCGCGCAGGGAAAGGAGCCTACATTTTGCATGGGTGACGATACTCCATTAGCTGTGCTTTCTCAGAAGCCACATATGCTTTACGACTATTTCAAGCAACGATTTGCTCAG GTTACAAACCCAGCAATTGATCCTCTTAGAGAAGGCTTAGTCATGTCCCTTGAAGTTAATGTTGGGAAGAGGGGAAACATTTTAGAGGTCGGACCTGATAATGCTTCTCAG GTTATTCTGCCTAGTCCTGTGTTGAATGAAGGCGAGCTCGAGTTGTTGATGAAGGATTCTAATCTGAAACCTCAAGTACTTCCAACATTTTATGACATTCGTAAAGGGGTTGATGGTTCACTCGGAAGAGCACTTGAAAAACTCTGTGATGCGGCTGACGAGGCTGTTCGAAATGGTTCACAACTGCTGGTTCTCTCTGATCGCGCTGATGAACTG GAGCCAACTCGGCCTGCAATTCCTATACTTCTCGCTGTTGGTGCAGTACATCAGCATCTGATTCAAAATGGCTTGAGGATGTCAGCTTCCATCGTTGCGGATACTGCTCAATGTTTCAGTACGCATCAGTTTGCTTGTTTAATTGGATATGGTGCCAG TGCCATATGCCCTCACTTGGCTCTGGAAACATGTCGCCAGTGGCGTCTAAGTAATAAAACTGTGAACCTGATGCGAAATGGAAAGATGCCTACAGTTACAATTGAACAGGCTCAACGGAATTTCTGCAAG GCAATTAAATCTGGTCTACTTAAAATTCTCTCCAAGATGGGCATCTCATTGCTTTCCAG tTACTGTGGGGCACAAATATTTGAGATCTATGGACTAGGAAGTGAGGTTGTTGATCTGGCTTTCTGTGGAAGTGTATCAAAAGTTGGAGGGCTGAATCTAAATGAG TTGGGAAGGGAAACTATGTCTTTCTgggttaaagctttttcagaagaTACTGCAAAGAGACTGGAAAATTTTGGATTCATACAACTCAGACCTGGAG GTGAATACCATGGAAACAATCCTGAGATGTCAAAACTGCTTCACAAAGCAGTTCGAGAAAAGAGTGAGAGTGCATACACAGTTTATCAGCAGCATCTGGCTAACCGTCCTGTAAAT GTTCTTCGAGATCTTCTTGAGTTTAAGAGTGACAGACCCTCTATTCCTGTTGGGAAAGTTGAATCTGCAACTTCAATTGTGCAACGCTTTTGTACTGGTGGAATGTCTCTCGGAGCAATTTCAAGAGAAACTCATGAAGCCATTGCAATTGCAATGAATAGAATAGGTGGCAAATCAAATTCTGGTGAAGGTGGAGAG GATCCTATACGTTGGACCCCACTGGCAGATGTAGTTGACGGCTACTCCGCTACACTTCCACATCTCAAAGGCCTTCAGAATGGGGATACTGCAACAAGTGCAATCAAGCAG GTTGCTTCAGGTCGTTTTGGTGTCACGCCAACATTCTTGGCCAATGCAGAGCAGATAGAAATAAAAATTGCTCAAGGTGCAAAGCCTGGGGAAGGTGGGCAACTGCCTGGAAAGAAAGTTAGTGCATATATTGCAAGACTGAGGAACTCAAAACCTGGTGTTCCACTTATTTCCCCACCTCCCCACCATGACATTTACTCAATTGAAGATCTTGCCCAACTGATTTATGATCTTCATCAG GTCAATCCCAGGGCAAAGGTATCTGTGAAGCTTGTAGCAGAAGCGGGTATTGGTACCGTTGCTTCTGGTGTAGCGAAGGGTAACGCTGATGTTATTCAG ATATCAGGGCATGATGGGGGCACTGGAGCTAGCCCTATAAGTTCAATCAAGCATGCTGGTGGTCCCTGGGAACTTGGGCTCTCAGAAACTCACCAG ACACTCATTTCAAATGGACTTAGGGAAAGGGTTATTCttcgtgttgatggtggtttcaaAAGTGGGGTTGATGTCCTAATGGCTGCGATCATGGGAGCTGATGAGTACGGATTTGGTTCTATAGCAATGATTGCTACAGGTTGTGTTATGGCACGAATTTGCCACACAAATAACTGCCCAGTTGGTGTTGCTAGTCAG AGAGAAGAGCTGCGAGCTCGTTTCCCTGGTGTGCCAGGTGATCTTGTGAACTACTTTCTATATGTTGCTGAAGAG GTAAGGGGCATACTTGCTCAGTTGGGCTATGACAAGTTGGATGATGTTATTGGACGAACAGACTTATTAAGACCAAGGGATATTTCGTTGGTGAAGACTCAGCAGCTTGATCTCAGCTACATTCTAGCA AATGTTGGGTTACCAAAATGGAGCAGCACTCAGATAAGAAATCAGGATGTTCACACAAATGGTCATGTCTTGGATGACGTTTTGCTTTCTGATCCAGAG GTGTCTGACGCCATCCAGCATGAAAAAGTAGTTAACAAAACCATAAATATCTACAATATCGATCGATCTGTTTGTGGCCGTCTTGCGGGGGTAATTGCAAAGAAGTATGGCGATACCGGTTTTGCAGGACAGCTCAATATAAC GTTTAATGGAAGTGCTGGGCAGTCCTTTGCATGCTTTTTGACTCCTGGAATGAACATTCGACTTGTTGGAGAAGCTAACGACTATGTGGGGAAG GGCATGGCCGGAGGCGAAGTGGTTGTAACTCCTGTGGAGAGTACTGGGTTCGTTCCTGAAGAAGCGACTATTGTTGGAAATACATGCCTCTATGGTGCTACCGGAGGTCAAATATTTGTTCGAGGAAAAGCTGGGGAACGTTTTGCTGTAAGAAACTCTCTTGCTCAAGCCGTGGTTGAAGGTGCTGGAGATCATTGTTGTGAGTACATGACTGGTGGTTGTGTGGTTGTACTTGGAAA GGTTGGACGAAATGTAGCTGCGGGAATGACTGGTGGTTTGGCATACATGCTTGATGAGGATGACACACTCATCTCCAAG